A single window of Senegalia massiliensis DNA harbors:
- a CDS encoding DUF4177 domain-containing protein, protein MYEYKVFKCNLGTLTLTEELEDILNDYGKEGWRISNIISNIKGSGNVLFSSVDGNQVTIILERINKD, encoded by the coding sequence ATGTATGAATATAAGGTTTTTAAATGTAATCTTGGTACTTTAACTCTTACTGAGGAGTTAGAGGATATTTTAAATGATTATGGAAAAGAAGGTTGGAGAATATCGAATATTATAAGCAACATAAAAGGAAGTGGGAATGTACTATTTTCTTCTGTAGATGGAAATCAAGTAACTATTATTCTTGAAAGAATAAATAAAGATTAA
- a CDS encoding ribosomal protein L7/L12: MEIWIIALLLIIIGILVASPDSSELKINHMNKKLNRIMDHLGIEEINIDEELKELIADDKRIPAIKRLREETGMGLKEAKEYVENLEMNN, encoded by the coding sequence ATGGAAATATGGATTATTGCATTATTATTAATTATAATAGGAATATTAGTAGCTTCTCCTGATTCTTCAGAGCTTAAGATAAATCATATGAATAAAAAATTAAATAGAATAATGGATCATCTAGGAATAGAAGAGATAAATATAGATGAAGAATTAAAAGAACTCATAGCAGATGATAAAAGAATACCAGCTATAAAAAGACTTAGAGAAGAAACAGGAATGGGTCTTAAAGAAGCTAAAGAATATGTTGAAAATTTAGAAATGAATAATTAA
- a CDS encoding DUF4181 domain-containing protein produces MYNVEPRSDIKLFFILAILLFLISIFNAVMRKYLKVKKRKPFSCNYVNKKHKKIDYIIIISFIIILLMTISYQNRNINGVSWYLEVWFVMLMFLVTSETFRAFMEWKYAENSKAYILTISQLIFSLALLGILIISNFFNI; encoded by the coding sequence TTGTATAATGTAGAGCCTAGGTCTGATATAAAGCTATTTTTTATATTAGCGATATTATTATTCCTGATATCTATTTTTAATGCTGTAATGAGAAAGTATTTAAAAGTAAAGAAAAGAAAACCATTCTCATGTAATTATGTGAATAAAAAACATAAGAAAATTGATTATATAATTATAATTAGCTTTATAATTATATTATTAATGACAATCTCTTATCAAAATAGAAATATTAATGGAGTGAGCTGGTATCTTGAAGTATGGTTTGTAATGCTTATGTTTTTAGTGACTTCTGAAACGTTCAGAGCATTTATGGAATGGAAATATGCAGAAAACTCGAAAGCATATATTTTAACTATTAGTCAATTAATCTTTTCTTTAGCGTTGTTAGGTATACTAATTATCAGTAATTTTTTTAATATTTAA
- a CDS encoding transcription initiation factor TFIIIB, translating into MKNIIKCPVCGCEEIGKGNTYGEGSMFPIKSRFKSGSEIVADICTKCGHILSMRVSKPEKFK; encoded by the coding sequence ATGAAAAATATTATAAAATGCCCTGTCTGTGGATGTGAAGAGATTGGCAAAGGGAATACTTATGGAGAAGGTTCGATGTTCCCCATAAAAAGTAGATTTAAGTCAGGTTCTGAAATTGTAGCAGATATATGTACAAAATGTGGTCATATCTTATCAATGAGAGTATCAAAGCCGGAGAAATTTAAGTAA